One window from the genome of Eleginops maclovinus isolate JMC-PN-2008 ecotype Puerto Natales chromosome 15, JC_Emac_rtc_rv5, whole genome shotgun sequence encodes:
- the ubxn2a gene encoding UBX domain-containing protein 2A, producing MDTVGDEKDENGDENEEEAPMRRSFSVEDLLDEVEKICYDASGTSKVEMVVRLWKDGFTVNDEEFRNYSIPKNQDFLDSIKRGELPAEWGSRAEEEELEISVEDLTEENYVPRKKTFHPFSGRGYRLGSVAPRVVVRSPSVQEDGESPPIPMVTLDHALPVTSLQIWLADGRRLVQRFNLSHRITDVHDFVARCQRSCPPFVLTTSVPIRELGDKELSLEEADLTNAVIVQRPLDTQSTFGHS from the exons ATGGACACTGTGGGGGATGAGAAAGATGAAAATGG TGATGAAAATGAAGAGGAGGCGCCAATGAGGCGTAGCTTCTCGGTAGAAGACCTCCTCGATGAGGTGGAGAAGATCTGTTATGATGCCTCAGGGACTTCAAAG GTGGAGATGGTGGTGAGGCTATGGAAGGATGGTTTCACTGTTAATGATGAAGAGTTTCGCAATTACTCCATACCAAAGAATCAAGACTTCCTGGATTCCATCAAAAGGGG GGAGCTTCCGGCGGAGTGggggagcagagcagaggaggaggagctggagatcAGTGTGGAGGACCTGACGGAGGAAAATTATGTCCCCAGGAAAAAGACCTTTCATCCCTTCAGCGGCCGAGGGTACCGACTCGGCAG TGTTGCACCCAGAGTAGTGGTCAGGTCACCATCTGTGCAAGAGGATGGAGAATCTCCTCCTATTCCCATGGTAACACTAGACCACGCCCTTCCGGTTACCTCCCTGCAGATCTGGTTGGCTGACGGCAGGAGATTGGTGCAGAGGTTTAACCTATCGCACCG GATCACTGATGTTCACGATTTCGTGGCACGCTGCCAGAGGAGCTGCCCACCTTTTGTCCTGACAACATCAGTTCCTATCAGGGAACTGGGCGACAAGGAATTAAGTCTCGAAGAGGCCGATTTGACCAACGCTGTCATCGTCCAGAGACCCCTAGACACACAGTCTACTTTTGGACACTCCTGA